In a single window of the Euleptes europaea isolate rEulEur1 chromosome 4, rEulEur1.hap1, whole genome shotgun sequence genome:
- the SPMIP10 gene encoding testis-expressed protein 43, with protein MPYFCPRLVRCHVPRFSYRHGMIPDHYVMPWKQDMKFRKIKLKHAELVGLYSGAPEDTLFLDKSERHCHGEDRKQLLLKVPQQMTIADIPIYSHLSRYHKSIVGYGFRLKL; from the exons ATGCCATATTTTTGTCCTAGGCTTGTTCGCTGCCACGTGCCAAGATTTTCATACAGGCATGGGATGATTCCAGACCACTATGTGATGCCCTGGAAACAAGATATGAAGTTTAGAAAGATAAAGTTAAAG CATGCTGAACTTGTTGGGCTATATTCTGGAGCTCCCGAAGACACTCTGTTTTTAGACAAAAGTGAGAGGCATTGCCATGGAGAGGACCGAAAGCAACTCCTACTGAAAGTTCCACAGCAAATGACAATTGCCGATATTCCCATCTATTCTCACCTCTCCAGATACCACAAGTCCATAGTGGGTTATGGATTCAGGCTCAAACTCTGA